The nucleotide sequence GGTTTCAGCATGAGCTCACataagcattatttttatttatacatttaggATTGTTATACAGAGAAGAATAAAGAATTCTGAAGGCAATTAACTGCTCAGTGGGTAAAATATCTCTAACTCTGCttcattttctgctttgtttcattttatgagATCCAAGTATACCTGAGAGAAGAAAAGCTCGGGATAAGATGTGCATGTCAGAGAGGCCAAATGCTTAGTTCTCAACACCaagcaagaaacaaacaaacctgcctacaaaataaaaaataaaacaaattttactcagaggttttttgttcatttgtttctttctttcacctGTTTCAGATCTACCCAGTGTTCTGAGACAGGAAAGGAAAACCTATTAACCTTTAACTTGGCAGAGGAATTAAAATTTGGAACGGAGTTGATAATTACATTGGAAAGCATAGAGGGAAAGAATCACCTGGGACATGGAACCACTGAACTTGTTGATTTGCTCTCCTTGTCCTGCTGCATGACCCGGGCTGGTCACTTGCACTTCTCAGGACATTAgttcaacatctgcaaatcatAGTGATCATGAAACCACAACAATAAAACCTTCTAAAGAGGAATATTCTAATCCTCCAAACCCTAGTATTGTTACTTGAATAAGTGAGTTACAAGTTCTAATATGAGCTTAAAACAACCTTCACATATAATTTCTTAAATCACAGATCTGACCAAATCGTTCTcccttcttaaaatatttcagaagttcTTCATGATTTCTGTGACCCCCTCTGAACACTCATACTTCCAAATCATCCAGGCTCCACCCTGCCTTGGATCCAGCTTCACCCCCATTCTTCCCCCATCCCTGGTTCCAGCCACGTTATGCAAATCCAGCCATTGCTAAGACAAACCAAGTTATCTAAAGAGGCTCTTTCCCCTTTCCTTAATCTATAAAATTCCTAATCATCATTCCATATTCAGATCAAGCAGCAGCATCTTCCCAGAGCACTGGAGGCCCCGTTTCTGTGAGTGACACCTCGGCTTCTTGAGTAGGTTCCTGTTGGAGAACTTTTCACGTTATTTGACCTCACTCCTGGACTTCAGACGGAGGCATTGTGGGTAGTGAGGATAACCTCTGAACGGGGCCAGGTTTCAGTGAGTCATCCAGTACATGGAAGAAGGCAGTACTAGGGGGGCCGGGGGGAAGCTGATGTGATGTTGAACAGGAGCAATGAGGTCGGCCTTGGCAGCCGACTATGTGAGAAAGGCCCCAGGGCTTGGAACTGCCATCCATGAGCACACCCTAACTCTCAACCATGGTGGAGGGCAGAATGCAGTAATTCATACCTCTGTTTTCACGCATCCAGGTCTCTGCGGCACATTTTGCTTCACGTGTCTTGCATGTCAAGTTGCAGCTGACATGAATGAATGCTGTCTGTGCGGAGCAACTGTCGCGATGAGGACCCTCTACAGGACTCGATACGGCATTCCGGTGAATCTTTTACCATATGTATCATTCGAATATGCACCCACATTCAAAATAATTGTGATAAACATGGAGACCATTTGATGGTGTCTGTCAActgaactggggcttcccaggtggcgctagtggtaaagaaagaggcagatgcaggagatataagagacatgggttcaatccctgggtaggaaagatcccctggaggaggacatggccgcAGGCATCAAATAAATTTGGTTGGTAGGAGTTTCCTGGCATGTGCAACCTGGCATGTGCATTCTATTATTGTAGCAATAGATCCTCTGGTTATATGACCTCCTTCCACATCTCTGTGAAaaccatagaaaacaaacaactctCATATTTGCAATGTATGTCACACAACGGAAGAGGATTGTTCAGAGCCATGCCTGTACTATGCCCCAAGTACATTACATGTTACATCACAAAAACCTCGCACCATCCCTGTAAAGTAAGTAGATCtaccacattttacagatgagaaaagttttaaaaggtaGAATAACTCAGGCAAAGAAATGCACTAGTCGAAAAGGAGTCATTACTCAACTCTAACTTTTCATGCCTGCACATTCCATTAcaccatgctaagtcacttcagtcacatctgactctctgtggcccagTGCACTGTAGACCACCAAgggctctgtccacaggattctgtccatgggattctccaggcaagaatactggagtgggttgccatgccctcctccaggggatcttcctgacccaaggctcgaaccagcgtctcttatgtttcctgcattggcagaaaggTTCTtaagcactagcaccacctgggatgccccctTCATTACACCATAAGCTTCACTTATGTAACAGAAGGTTTTAGTGCTCTCCAGAAACAGAACcaaaaggagatagagatgatatgaatatagatatataaagaGAGCAAGAAATTTTAAGGAATTGCCTTATAGCATTGTGGGGACTGGTAAGTCCAAAAAGCAAGACGGGTTGACAGGCTGGGAAGAGTTGCAGAGTCCAAAGGCAGCCTgctggcagaattccttcttgtTCAGGGGAGATCGCTCTTTCTCTATTAAGGCCTTCAAAAATTaggtgaggcccacccacattctGGATGGTTGCTCTAAGTTTACTGATTTAAGCATTAATTTCATCTGAAATATTACcctcacagaaacatccagaatagcATTTGACTGAATATGTGGGTACTAtggcctagccaagttgacacataaaattaaccatcacagaacaaataaatagaatatttaaGGAGCTAATTTTACTCCATTGAAACTATTTTTTTGCTTAAAACATTTGTtagttttttaatcataaaaatattacatGTATAGGTAATTTTATGACAAATTTAAACATagagatatataaaataaaaagtgaaaatctaACTGCTTTATGCCCAATTCCACTATTCAgtgataaaaattttattaatatcaatAATTTGGTGTGCATCCTCCTATAAGGCTTTAcctctcagtggtaaagaatctgcctgccaatgcaggagacacaagagacaccagtttgattcctggattgggaatatcccctggagtaggaaatggcaacccattctagtaaccttgcctggaaaattccatgggcagaggagcttgatgggctatatagtccatggggtcacaaagagtcagacacgactgagcattcaGTCTTTGGGCTTTTGTTCTCCTCTAAGGcatataaatagatagatagattagaTGTAACTACACCTATAACTCTAGAGCTAAACATATGTGGTTTGGGATTTGCAGGgctcttttattttgtttctatgttTTAAATGAGTTCATACTATATTATAACctgtttttttccacttaatataAGGTAGACCCCCTTTATGTCCGTAATATAGATTCTTTTTCATGtctgcatagtattccatcatATAGATTATTTACTTAATCACTTTCTTATTGATGAAACCTTAAGTAATGCTGCAGTTGTACACAGCATTTTGTACACACTGGTATTTTTGTAGGATAGTATACTGTTAATAGATTTGATTGATAGATCACAGGATATGCACATTCAAAATCTGAAAGGTACTATCTACTCACATACTTTTGtaatctttccttcttttcccctaCTTCTTCCCAAAGCAACCACCAATATGCTTTCTGTCACTGTAGATTAGTTTTCATTGTctaccattttatataagagaaCTACatagtgtgtgggcttccctggtagctcagctggtaaagaatccgcctatagTACACGAGattccagttcaattcctgggtcaggaagatcagctgaagaagggataagctacccactccagtattcttgggctttactagtggctcagctggtaaagaatctgcctgcaatgcgaaagGCttggatcaatccctgggttgggaagatcccctggagaaggaaacagctaccctctccagtatcttggcctggagaattccatggactatatagtccatggggttgtaaagagttggacaggactgaacgactttcactttccaccataCAGTGTACTATTTTATGCAGCgtctttcactcagtatgattTTTTGAGGATTCATCAAGTTGTTgtgtacacttaaaatgtgttAGGAAGGCGGAACTCATGCTAAGTATTTTTAACccccaaaaaaattagaaaaaaaaaaaagaaaatatttgaatggcAAATAAGTACATaagaagatgttcaacatcatcagtcactagagaaatgcaaatgaaaaccatagTGAGGTACTGCCATATATCTATTGGGacagctaaaataaacagactaACTCACACCAAGTGTTAGCTTATATGGAGGAACCGAAACCCTCATGCACTGATGGTTGGAGTGTAAAAcatagtttcttaaaaagttaaacatacacctgCTTTTTGGCCCAGCCATTCTGCTCCTAGATATCTACCCTGCAAAAATATATATCCATATCAagacttgtacacaaatatttagAGTAGTTTTGCTTGCAAtagccaaaaactaaaaaaacatcCTAAATGTCCCCcagcaggtgaatgaataaacaaattgtggtctaGTAATAGTatactactcaacaataaaaaggaatgaactattgataaACACAATTTGGATGAATCTCaagataaatataatattaagttGTGGGTAAAAATTTCAGGATCATCACTAAAAGGATAAAAATTAGTTGTGGAACATCTGAAACTACTAAAAGGGGACTTcgctaatggtccagtggttaagacttcactttccagcgTAGGGTGGGGCATTCGATCCCTGCTcaaggagccaagatcccacatgtctcaaggccaaagaaacaaaacatgaaacaatgaagcaataatgtaacaaattcaataaaggctttaaaaacggtccccatccaaaaaaaaaaaaaaatcttaaaaaaaaaaaattactgctaaagggaacaaagggcttccctagtggctcagatggtaaagaaactgcctgcaatgcaggagacctgggttcaatccctgggctgggaagatcccctgaaggagggcatggcaacccactccagtattcttgcctggagaatccccatggacagagtaacctggcaggctatacagttcatggggtcgcaaagagtcggacacgactgagtgactaagcacagcacagcaaagggAACAAAGGGAACCAGGAAAGGTctattcagccaaaaaaaaaaaagtaggaaaaattaACATTTGATGAATAGGAAACATAGAACAATTTGCCTGTCTCATCGGTGGGAATGATTTAGATGTCTCTGCTGTGCTAAAATGTCTTTACTTCTTACTATTTCTCTTAACACTTTTGTGGTGAGTCCTTGGGAGCCTGGCCTCTTATGCAATGGGTGAATAGCTCCCCACTTATCTCACCCCTCTTCTTTGCTGGGGCCCCAAAGCCCACATGAGGTTGTCCGTTAAACTGCTCTGCACTGTGCCCCAGGCAAGGCCGCAGCTGGCCGTTCTGGGCTGGCCCAGCCACAAAAGCTGGCTTCAGTTAACCTCCCGTCTTTCATTCCCCAGCctgttccttcctcctttctgatCTCACAGGTTTAGGTTTGGGGTTTATCTAACGCGGTGCCCCTGATTATGTTAAGTTTCATGTTCCTGAgttctgttttacttttctcCATCAACATAATCCcatctgcttcatttttttttttcaaaaatttcggAAGATTTCTGGCTCACTAAGTCCCCCCAGCCCTTTTTTCTAGTGCGGCTTGAATGTTATTTAACAAAGCTCTGCAAGCACATAGTTGTTAACATTACCTAATTTACAAGGTTTGTTGAGAAAAATAGTAGTCCCCAAACTTCTATTCCCCATTTCCTCTTTCCCAGAGCCGTTTTCCTCCATATCTCCAAATTGTAGACTTGTATTGCTACCTTTTGACTGTTCATTTGGGGGCGTTGTCTAGGGGCCTCCCATCATGGAAGATGAGAATTTAGTTCTGTTTTCTCCCCCTTCTGCACCACGGACATGCACTCTACCCCTACCCAACTCCCTCCAatatatgaagtgaaagttgctcagttttgtccaactctctgcgaccccatggactatacagtccatggagtgctcgctttggcagcacatatactatacactccatggaattctctaagccaaaATATCGGGgtaggtagcatttcccttctccaggggaccttctcaatccagggatcaaatccaggtctcccaaattgtaggtggattctttaccagctgagccacaagggaagcccccctccaatatgattatatataattttggCTAAGTCCATATTTAGCATTTACATTATGACACCTATATTTGCTCTTCAGAGCTGAGTTGAATTGTGTAATGAACAATGATTGCCTTTTCTACTAAACTTAGTTTTTCCTACTATTAATAACTCTTGACTTTTTCATTAGGAGTTTTCCATTTACTTAGAAGTAATCCAATCCCAAActctttccagttttctaaaTCTCTTCCCTAAACATCACACAGACATCCTAtcatcttcatctttttgatGAAATCACTCCGTGACCTGCTACCCTTTGAACCAGTTTTCCATTCCTCATGCTCTGCTTCCGCCCTGCCATCTCCATCATCTTGACCTGGGGATTCCTTTAACCAGTCCTGCATGTTAGGTTCTGGTTTCTTATACCCcacattctcttctttcttagtTTGCTTCTTCATTCTGGTGGGGGCACCCTCTAGGagcttcctgatgcagggaaagggtataggagaaaagaattttgagATTTTACTTCCTGAAACTGTTTATTTTACCTTCCTTTGATAGTTTGTtggatcttttctttcttttttttttttttttccaatctttcACCTCTCTTTAATCTTTTGCCTCTTTTGCCTCAtggactctttttccttttttaaattttatgtatttacttttttttggctgtgttgggtccttGTTCCTGagaaggcttttctctagttgcggcacacgggGGCTacgcagtgtgtgggcttctcactgcagtagcttctcttgttgcagagcgccgGCTCTAGAgagcatggacttcagtagttgcagcacatggactcagtaATTGCAGTTCCTGGGGTCCAGAGTGTGGCCTCGATAGTTGTggtacaggggcttagttgccccatagcatgtgggatcttcccagaccagggatccaacctgggtcttctgcattggcaggtggattctttaccactgaaccaccagggaagcccctggttggATTTCTTCTATTTTCAATATTACAAAGTGCAGGAAAACATTTGATGTGATAAAAAGAGACAGGAGTTATGTGGATAAATCAGCTAATGTTTTCCTGAATGTATCCATCCCAACTTCAAATTCAAAGCATCAGCGATTTCTGCTTCTCTTCAAAATGTCTTGAAAACCCACGAGCCTTTATTTCCACATAGGTGAATTTTTacacttctgtttcttttctattttccaacAGGGATCCATTTGTGATGACTACATGGTGACCCTTTGCTGTCCTCTGTGTTCTCTTTGCCAAATCAAGAGAGACATCAACAGAAGGAGAGCCAATCGCACTTtctaaaaaaagaatcaatggtAAGTCCCAGAATCTGTGAATGTTTAGAAATGTAATTAAGGGCTTTGTAAACAAAGTATTATTTTGAACAATAATTCAATAATAGCAGTTCTTTAAGTCTTTCAAATGTTATCTTAATAGAAAGAtagattttgatttcttcttatgAAGAAGATAGCTGTACTGGTTTGTTCAAGCTACTATAACAAAATGGCCTGAACAGGTTAAACATCAGGAACTTATGTCTCACAGACTTCTGGAtggtgggaagtccaagatcaaggtatgAGCCAGTTCAGTTTCTTGGAGAGGGTGCTCTTCTTAGCTTGCAGTTGGCTACCTTTTTGTTGTGTCTTCAAAGACTAGAGAGAGAAAGTGTTTTGGTCTTTCCTCTTATGAGGATAGTAATCTCATCATGGGGACCTCACCTTCATGATCTCATCTAAACCTTATTAACTCCCAAAGGCTccatctcctaataccatcacattgggggttGGGGTTTCAATATCCCAGTTTGGGGAGCGgtacacaaacattcagttcataacTCTATATTTTGaaactgtatttttataaataaagggaTGGCTTTTCTAGACTTCTCAGAATTCTAGTGGTCTATTAATGAAACACCACTTGCaaaagcatgtatatatatatatatatatatatatatatatatatatatatataaaatacaagagTGTGGTGAGATACAAAAGTAGTGAATACATGCTCCCTCCTAATACAAACAAACTGACAAAAGAAACTGGTAAATAATTACGAAGTAGTACAGCAAGTGAAAATTATGTTACATAAATTTGGATTGATTGTGGCATAAAGCATATCAATACTTGAAGTGAGGTTAAACAGAAAAGTCTTATTGGAGATGGTAGACtttgaaagagatggaatactaTATAGAATATTTGGAAATGTTATGTAGAATGTCATCATCTGAAATTCAATCAAGTTATTTTTCAACTCTTTCTTCCAAGATTCTCAGAATTAGCTATCAAGGATGTAGTAAAGTAGAAATCAACATGATTTTGATGATCTTCTATAGAACATATCTTGAGTATGGGAAGAAAACATTAATTTTCCCATTCTTTGCAAAAATTCCACTTCCTTTCTCAAGTGAATGAGAACTCTGTATAGTTTAACAAACATAACTCTTGGAaggtacatttttaaatattcatgtgtGTAGCACATAATGTCTCAAGTACCTAGTACCGTGTGGGACACTGTTAGGATTTGGGGGAACAAAAGGAAATAAGTTGGTCCTCTTGTCCTCTTGTCCTTTGAGACTTTATACTCCAAAAAACAGCATTAATAAAACGTAAACTTTGACCAATGCCTTTAGACAAAGTGCTATTTTATGCTCAGAGGTAGAAAAGATGATATTCTGTGAGACGTACAAGTGAAAGTTTCTTGAAAGAAGTGGTTTTTGATTCTGAAGAGGAAGTGAGCATCAGGGTCGCAAGAGGAAATATGTGGCACCCAAGCTGTGGGAAGAGAAGGATTTAATGAAACCACCTGCAGGGTGGGCgggaggagacaggagatggGAGCCGTGACCAGCCCCGGGcctctggaggaggggagggggcagtgacTAGAATCCCAAAGGAGAAAGCTGTATGATGGCTGCCCTGAGCGGGCCTGAGCAGCCCAGGGCAGCCCCGCAGGAAGCAGTCACCGGGGAAGGCGCCCTGACCTCACGTTCTGACGTCCTTCTGGGCTTCCCATTGGCTGAACCCACCAGGAAGGCAGAGACAAGGATGGTGTTGCTAGGGTACACAGGTCAGCTTCCCAGGGCACAGCGCGGGGTGGACAAGGGTAGAAATAGATCAGATGGGACCAACAGAAGATTTCTGACTGAAGATGGGAATTTAATGAATAGAAATGGGTGTTGCCTCTCAACAGCAGCATGAATGAAActatgtgctgtgctatgctaggGCGTTctgtcatgtttgattctttgcgaccctacagaccgtagcccaccgggctcctctgtccatgggattccccgggcaagaatactggagtgggctgccatgctctcctccaggggagcttcccaacccagggatcgaacctacgtctcctaTGGCtactgcactgcagatggatgcTTTCCGGTTGAGCCTCCAGGGAGGCCCAATGAAACTACAGaggcaaaaagaggaaaaaacatatttatGAGTTTAGGTTCCTCTTGGCAGGAACACATAAGGGGGAAAATAATGAGAAATGAAATGTTTTACTACAGTGTCATGAATACTAGGCTAATGATCTGGGCTTTTTTTTGGTAAGCACTGGGGAGTTATTTTGGGGTTTCCCatgtggccctagtggtaaagaatctgcccaccaaagcaggagacataagagacacaggtccagtccctgagtcaggaagatcccgtggaggagggcatggcaacccactccaatattcttgcctggggaataccatgacagaggagccttgtgggctacggtccatagggtcacaaagagtcagacacgactaaagcaacttagcattcagGCAGGGGAATTATTTTAGGTTGTAAGTAAAGGAGTAACATATGTAGAGTtatgttttagaaaaattaacCTGGTAATGGTATGTACACAGACTGGACAGGGTAAGGTCAGAA is from Dama dama isolate Ldn47 chromosome 6, ASM3311817v1, whole genome shotgun sequence and encodes:
- the LOC133058745 gene encoding placenta-specific gene 8 protein, which translates into the protein MQAASAPVVIVTQPGVGSGPAPQNSNWQTGMCDCFSDCGVCLCGTFCFTCLACQVAADMNECCLCGATVAMRTLYRTRYGIPGSICDDYMVTLCCPLCSLCQIKRDINRRRANRTF